From one [Ruminococcus] lactaris ATCC 29176 genomic stretch:
- the wecB gene encoding non-hydrolyzing UDP-N-acetylglucosamine 2-epimerase — MGKIKVMTVFGTRPEAIKMAPLVKELKSRPEIEQITCVTAQHRQMLDQVLETFHIVPEYDLDIMKQGQTLNEVVQRVLGSIGEVLEKERPDIVLVHGDTTTTFAGALAAYHSQIAIGHVEAGLRTWNKYSPFPEEMNRQMVGCLADMHFAPTEVSAKNLRDEGKKEENIYITGNTAIDAMATTVDENYENPIFDWIGDDRMILLTAHRRENLGEPMYHIFRAIKRIVDEFADVKVVYPIHMNPKVRQIAKEVFDDCDRVRLIEPLEVFDFHNFQNKSYLIMTDSGGIQEEAPSLGKPVLVLRDTTERPEGIKAGTLKLTGTDEEVIYNETKKLLSDKEAYNAMSHASNPYGDGHASERIADAIIEKFKDRL, encoded by the coding sequence ATGGGCAAGATAAAAGTCATGACGGTTTTTGGAACCAGACCAGAGGCAATTAAAATGGCTCCACTTGTAAAAGAATTAAAATCCAGACCGGAGATCGAACAGATCACCTGTGTTACGGCACAGCACCGTCAGATGCTGGATCAGGTACTGGAGACTTTCCATATTGTACCGGAATATGATCTGGATATTATGAAGCAGGGACAGACCCTGAATGAAGTCGTACAGAGAGTGCTTGGAAGTATCGGGGAAGTGCTGGAGAAAGAAAGACCGGATATTGTACTTGTACATGGAGATACGACGACTACATTTGCCGGTGCACTGGCGGCATATCACAGTCAGATCGCGATCGGTCATGTCGAAGCAGGTCTCAGAACATGGAACAAGTATTCACCATTCCCGGAGGAGATGAACCGTCAGATGGTAGGATGTCTTGCAGATATGCATTTTGCACCGACAGAGGTAAGTGCCAAGAATCTCCGCGATGAAGGGAAAAAGGAAGAAAATATTTATATTACGGGAAATACAGCAATCGATGCCATGGCAACGACAGTTGATGAAAATTATGAAAATCCGATCTTTGACTGGATCGGGGATGACCGGATGATCCTTCTGACTGCACATAGAAGAGAAAATCTCGGTGAACCAATGTACCATATTTTCAGAGCGATCAAAAGGATCGTAGATGAATTTGCAGATGTGAAAGTTGTATATCCGATCCATATGAATCCGAAGGTACGTCAGATTGCAAAAGAAGTTTTTGATGACTGCGACAGAGTTCGCCTGATCGAGCCACTGGAAGTATTTGATTTCCATAATTTCCAGAATAAGAGTTATCTGATCATGACAGACAGCGGCGGAATCCAGGAGGAGGCTCCATCTCTTGGAAAACCGGTACTTGTCCTGCGTGATACGACGGAAAGACCGGAGGGAATCAAGGCAGGTACGCTGAAACTGACCGGAACAGATGAGGAAGTTATTTATAATGAGACGAAAAAGCTTCTCAG
- a CDS encoding glycosyltransferase family 1 protein, translating to MKRILVISWYFPPINSSEGLVTYKLLKNSKYQYDVCMQDSNDSWSYGKNEQLPECGNVKKICLQGESLDTWKSAAVEYFRKHQNEYDIVMTRSMPPESHEIGLEIKKMKPGITWIASFGDPIANNPFVLKGMQTMSPYSLQMRYVRKMGIREMISPVREMKNLLWKRRQKAPLQALEKERTLEHNILSNCDKIIFNNPYQKKYMLSSCGKEIAKKAVVLPHSFDAELYDASIAPRSSDKIQMVYIGHLDATRTPRLFLKGIAALKKEHPDLAEHLEVLFYGHMAANDKVYLIDHELLDVVKIKKPVDYKTSLSIMRNSDWLLHVDANLHGILDENIFFAAKLADYIGANRPIFGMTMFEGAGADVVRAVNGVTVSYSVDEIKNYLYLIAYENYTVEIDQDGMNQFNATEVAEKFDAMVEKLDR from the coding sequence ATGAAAAGAATATTAGTAATTAGTTGGTATTTTCCACCGATCAATTCTTCAGAGGGACTTGTAACATATAAGTTATTGAAAAATTCAAAGTATCAGTATGATGTATGTATGCAGGACAGCAATGATTCCTGGTCTTATGGAAAGAACGAGCAGCTCCCTGAGTGTGGGAATGTAAAGAAGATCTGTCTTCAGGGAGAGTCACTGGACACATGGAAGAGTGCTGCGGTTGAATATTTCAGAAAGCATCAGAACGAATATGATATTGTTATGACCCGTTCCATGCCGCCTGAGTCGCATGAGATCGGACTTGAGATCAAGAAAATGAAACCGGGGATTACCTGGATCGCATCATTTGGAGATCCGATTGCCAATAATCCGTTTGTGCTGAAAGGAATGCAGACGATGTCCCCATATTCTTTACAGATGCGGTATGTAAGAAAGATGGGAATCCGGGAAATGATCTCTCCGGTCCGGGAGATGAAGAATCTGCTCTGGAAGCGCAGACAGAAAGCTCCGCTTCAGGCACTGGAAAAGGAGAGAACACTGGAACATAATATTCTTTCCAACTGCGATAAGATCATTTTCAATAATCCTTATCAGAAAAAATATATGCTCAGTTCCTGTGGAAAAGAAATTGCAAAGAAGGCGGTCGTACTTCCACATAGTTTTGATGCGGAACTGTATGATGCGTCGATTGCACCGAGGAGCAGTGATAAGATCCAGATGGTTTATATCGGGCATCTGGATGCGACCAGGACTCCAAGACTGTTTCTGAAAGGAATTGCGGCACTGAAGAAAGAGCATCCGGACCTTGCAGAGCATCTGGAAGTACTGTTCTATGGACATATGGCAGCAAATGACAAAGTCTATCTGATCGACCATGAATTGCTGGATGTAGTGAAGATCAAGAAACCGGTAGATTATAAGACAAGTCTTTCTATTATGAGAAACAGTGACTGGCTGCTGCATGTAGATGCGAACCTGCATGGAATCCTGGATGAGAATATCTTTTTTGCCGCAAAGCTTGCAGATTATATCGGAGCAAACCGTCCGATCTTTGGAATGACGATGTTTGAAGGGGCAGGAGCAGATGTTGTACGTGCCGTGAATGGCGTGACAGTTTCTTATTCTGTAGATGAGATCAAGAACTATCTGTATCTGATCGCTTATGAAAATTATACAGTAGAAATAGATCAGGATGGCATGAATCAGTTTAATGCAACAGAGGTTGCAGAGAAATTTGATGCAATGGTAGAGAAACTGGACAGATAA
- a CDS encoding glycosyltransferase family 2 protein codes for MKVLTVLVPTYNVEKYLRRCLDSLLLPEVLEEIEVLVVNDGSKDGSADIARAYEKKYPQTVVFVDKENGGHGSTINVGIEKAQGTYFKVLDSDDWVNIGDFIEFVKRLKEETADAVICDYRKEHVYNGKSEYFEYKDLEDGKKYNLNEIDLNILHGEYFMMATTTYRTEVLRASGLKMLEKTFYVDMQYNIVPITKVDTFAYYHLDIYRYFIGRKDQSMNMDNFVRNQEHHKRMIKWLIEYYTGIEKDLTPNKREYIEMILTYTLNTHYSIYCEYDKDHKRAYNEIREFDAYLKKTNQRLYDRLNCMAYVRYNRETQFKFVKVDGSKWHKVMVLARKVKGRFAR; via the coding sequence ATGAAGGTATTAACAGTATTAGTTCCGACATATAACGTTGAAAAATATCTCAGAAGATGTCTTGATTCGTTATTGTTACCGGAAGTTTTGGAAGAGATAGAAGTACTGGTTGTGAATGACGGAAGTAAAGATGGCTCGGCTGACATTGCAAGAGCGTATGAGAAAAAATATCCGCAGACAGTTGTCTTTGTAGATAAAGAAAATGGCGGACATGGTTCTACGATCAATGTCGGAATCGAGAAAGCACAGGGAACTTATTTCAAAGTGCTGGACAGTGATGACTGGGTCAATATCGGAGATTTTATTGAATTTGTAAAGCGTTTAAAAGAAGAGACGGCAGATGCCGTGATCTGTGACTACAGAAAAGAGCATGTCTATAATGGAAAGTCCGAATATTTTGAATATAAGGATCTGGAAGACGGAAAAAAATATAATCTCAATGAGATCGATCTGAATATACTTCACGGAGAATATTTCATGATGGCAACGACGACCTACCGTACGGAAGTTCTGCGTGCATCCGGACTTAAAATGCTCGAAAAGACTTTTTATGTAGATATGCAGTATAATATTGTGCCGATCACAAAGGTGGATACATTTGCTTATTATCATCTGGATATTTACCGCTATTTTATCGGTCGTAAAGATCAGAGTATGAATATGGACAATTTCGTGAGAAATCAGGAACACCACAAGCGGATGATCAAATGGCTGATCGAGTATTATACCGGAATTGAAAAGGATCTGACTCCGAATAAGAGGGAGTACATTGAGATGATTCTGACTTATACATTGAATACACATTATTCAATTTATTGCGAATACGATAAGGATCATAAGCGGGCATATAATGAAATCCGAGAGTTTGATGCTTACCTGAAAAAGACGAATCAAAGGCTCTATGACCGTCTGAACTGTATGGCTTATGTGAGATATAACCGTGAGACGCAGTTTAAATTTGTAAAAGTAGATGGATCAAAATGGCACAAGGTGATGGTATTAGCAAGAAAAGTGAAAGGAAGATTCGCACGATGA
- a CDS encoding glycosyltransferase, protein MIKKMTAGTFGLTESVIKNDSSERLVLEAGEAIEFTDPETKYCKITFRGSGENAGGYININKYYPVLAGSTAVMELTTPVRLEVELVISAESTLKFDEIEIEELSQPYYLASECSGAKDVLVVVPNYPSFANLYLCAFAHSRNKEYQKKGIHIQVASILASNWYEMSYELEGIPVLQGNYGTLKQLLDSRQYHVIVTHFVDENLMSIYDGYVYPPDQLIFICHGAESIYRYVENLVRPYFTRPLIRTNSAEVFDRRDAFIKKYSQMDNAEWVFVSKWLKEFAEEQHRLKFKNSSVINNVINEQRFPYHAKNAEDRKKIIIIRKFDNCMVHSLDLSVRAILELSRKEFFKELSFEIYGDGDFYEVLTEPLRQFENVHFHRTFIPNDKLSEIYKEQGIALLPSRHDAHPVSMGECASSGLVVIGSRVTSNGYFMQEERFHTLADPEDPLELAQIIERLYYNPEEYLKISRELSEFTRENFCVEKTVEKEIELIRQRQVLSRTPRESFPKKVERPPVLSVLVLNPAEHKKTKKCLLSLLNQKYNGKIEILLSDTGTELEAEEKDEFMRLGGEVLRFVHPAETDVGCMIKEGIRSAAGKYTALIHGNDWVDTEQFAELIERLQKEEADVVLCRGSYADYEKSLLEEIADYDMLMDGSQYRFEDLLYPGYGFKDSGPLLSTAVYRTEKLESISKFCASGKESVDRQWQALSIREIDTIRYYDLNVYRYLKGERKKIQEEKLSLGHEIHSILRTIINDGYTAGKKEYVFRFLIAPLVYRQLNWYCDRQMRQEAWDFFESLSLYPEAYSYVMQYLRKKPDGKYVIPEKPVEENEGEAEQEIPVQEEKSKASARKRDGRKSENKNPENKNPEKKNTEKKKSTYYVKKGIKSVMPHGIVTLISSRRKEE, encoded by the coding sequence ATGATTAAGAAGATGACCGCCGGGACTTTTGGACTGACAGAGTCTGTGATAAAGAATGACTCTTCAGAAAGACTGGTACTTGAAGCGGGAGAAGCCATAGAATTTACAGATCCTGAAACTAAATATTGTAAGATTACTTTCAGAGGAAGCGGAGAAAATGCCGGGGGATACATCAATATTAATAAGTATTACCCGGTCTTAGCCGGTTCTACGGCTGTTATGGAGCTGACGACACCGGTTCGGCTGGAAGTGGAACTTGTGATTTCTGCGGAATCGACATTGAAGTTTGATGAGATTGAAATTGAGGAACTGAGTCAGCCTTATTATCTTGCATCGGAGTGCTCCGGGGCCAAAGATGTACTGGTGGTAGTTCCGAATTATCCATCATTTGCGAATCTGTATTTATGTGCATTTGCACATTCAAGAAATAAAGAATATCAGAAAAAGGGAATCCATATCCAGGTTGCATCCATTCTGGCATCCAACTGGTACGAGATGTCTTATGAGCTGGAGGGAATCCCGGTGCTGCAGGGAAATTACGGAACGTTGAAGCAGCTTTTAGATTCAAGGCAGTATCATGTGATCGTGACTCATTTTGTGGATGAAAATCTGATGTCGATCTATGATGGATATGTTTATCCGCCGGATCAGCTTATTTTTATCTGCCATGGGGCAGAGTCCATTTACAGGTATGTTGAAAATCTGGTAAGACCGTATTTCACAAGACCGCTTATAAGGACAAATTCAGCGGAAGTTTTTGACAGGCGGGATGCGTTCATTAAAAAATACTCACAGATGGATAATGCGGAATGGGTCTTTGTATCAAAGTGGCTGAAAGAGTTTGCGGAAGAGCAGCATCGCCTGAAATTTAAGAACAGCAGTGTGATCAATAATGTGATCAATGAACAGCGATTTCCATATCATGCAAAGAATGCAGAGGACAGGAAAAAGATCATTATTATCAGAAAATTTGACAACTGCATGGTACATTCCCTGGATCTGAGTGTGCGGGCAATCCTTGAATTATCGAGAAAAGAATTTTTCAAAGAACTGAGTTTTGAAATATATGGAGATGGGGATTTTTACGAAGTGCTGACAGAACCGCTCAGGCAGTTTGAAAATGTCCATTTTCACAGAACATTTATTCCGAACGATAAGCTTTCTGAGATTTATAAAGAGCAGGGAATCGCCCTGCTCCCGTCAAGGCATGATGCACATCCGGTATCCATGGGAGAGTGTGCTTCGTCGGGACTGGTCGTGATCGGATCCAGGGTAACGTCCAATGGATATTTTATGCAGGAGGAACGGTTTCATACACTGGCAGATCCGGAAGATCCGCTGGAACTTGCACAGATCATTGAAAGATTGTATTATAATCCGGAAGAGTATCTGAAGATCAGCAGAGAACTTTCAGAGTTTACGAGAGAAAATTTCTGCGTGGAGAAAACTGTAGAGAAAGAGATTGAACTGATCCGGCAGAGACAGGTCCTGAGCAGAACTCCAAGGGAATCGTTTCCTAAAAAAGTGGAACGCCCGCCGGTGCTTTCGGTACTTGTATTGAACCCGGCAGAACATAAAAAGACGAAAAAATGTCTTTTATCTTTGCTGAATCAGAAGTATAATGGAAAGATCGAGATTCTGCTCTCTGATACGGGAACGGAGCTGGAGGCAGAAGAAAAAGACGAATTTATGCGACTGGGAGGAGAGGTTCTGCGATTCGTGCATCCGGCAGAGACAGATGTGGGGTGTATGATAAAAGAGGGAATCCGAAGTGCAGCAGGAAAGTATACGGCTTTGATCCATGGAAATGACTGGGTAGACACTGAGCAGTTTGCAGAACTGATCGAAAGACTGCAAAAGGAAGAAGCGGATGTTGTTCTTTGCAGAGGCTCTTATGCAGATTATGAAAAAAGTCTTCTGGAAGAAATAGCTGATTATGATATGCTGATGGATGGAAGTCAGTACCGGTTTGAAGATCTTTTGTATCCGGGATATGGATTTAAAGATTCCGGTCCTCTGTTATCCACAGCAGTATACAGAACAGAGAAACTTGAGAGCATCTCGAAATTCTGTGCATCGGGTAAGGAGAGCGTTGACCGGCAGTGGCAGGCTCTCAGTATCAGGGAAATTGATACGATCCGATATTATGATCTGAACGTTTATCGGTATCTGAAAGGGGAACGGAAAAAAATCCAGGAGGAAAAACTTTCACTTGGACATGAGATCCATTCCATTTTAAGAACTATCATTAATGACGGATACACTGCAGGGAAAAAGGAATATGTATTCCGTTTCCTGATCGCTCCACTGGTATACAGGCAGTTGAACTGGTACTGTGACCGGCAGATGAGGCAGGAGGCGTGGGACTTTTTTGAAAGTCTCAGTCTGTATCCTGAGGCATACAGTTATGTGATGCAGTATCTCAGAAAGAAACCGGATGGGAAGTATGTGATTCCTGAGAAGCCGGTTGAAGAAAATGAGGGGGAGGCTGAACAGGAAATACCGGTTCAGGAAGAAAAAAGTAAGGCTTCTGCCAGAAAAAGGGACGGCAGGAAGTCTGAAAATAAAAATCCCGAAAATAAAAATCCCGAAAAGAAAAATACTGAAAAGAAGAAAAGCACGTATTACGTGAAAAAAGGTATTAAGTCGGTGATGCCGCACGGGATAGTAACATTGATTTCAAGCAGACGTAAGGAGGAGTAA
- a CDS encoding ABC transporter ATP-binding protein, with the protein MIKVEDVSMKFNLGIEKNFSLKLFFINMFKPKKKDEKKGNKDFWALKHVNFEVERGEVVGFVGGNGAGKSTLLKVVSGVMKPTEGKITVAGNICPMIELGAGFDMDLTARENIYLNGSILGYSREFIDQKFDEIVSFSELQDFLEVPVRNFSSGMVARLAFSIATQVDPEILIVDEILSVGDLNFQQKSEAKMRSMITGGTTVLYVSHSIDSIRSLCDKVVWLDHGKVVMSGNTEKVCQAYYDSQVSK; encoded by the coding sequence ATGATAAAAGTTGAAGATGTCTCGATGAAATTTAATCTTGGCATAGAGAAAAATTTTTCGCTGAAGTTATTTTTCATCAATATGTTTAAGCCGAAAAAGAAAGATGAGAAAAAGGGAAATAAAGATTTCTGGGCATTAAAGCATGTGAATTTTGAAGTGGAACGGGGCGAGGTTGTCGGATTCGTCGGTGGGAACGGTGCAGGAAAAAGTACGCTTCTGAAAGTGGTTTCCGGAGTTATGAAGCCGACAGAAGGAAAGATCACTGTAGCGGGAAATATCTGTCCTATGATCGAGCTGGGAGCAGGATTTGATATGGATCTTACGGCACGTGAGAATATTTATCTGAACGGCTCTATTCTGGGATATTCCAGAGAATTTATCGATCAGAAGTTTGATGAGATCGTTTCATTTTCAGAATTGCAGGACTTTTTGGAAGTTCCGGTGCGGAATTTTTCAAGTGGTATGGTTGCAAGACTTGCATTCTCGATTGCAACACAGGTAGATCCTGAAATTCTGATCGTGGATGAGATCCTGTCGGTAGGAGATCTGAATTTCCAGCAGAAGAGTGAGGCCAAGATGAGAAGTATGATTACTGGTGGTACGACGGTATTATATGTATCACATTCCATTGATTCGATCAGAAGTCTTTGTGACAAGGTAGTGTGGCTGGATCATGGAAAAGTTGTGATGAGCGGGAATACAGAAAAGGTTTGTCAGGCTTATTATGACAGTCAGGTTTCAAAATAA
- a CDS encoding ABC transporter permease, translated as MKTVKNICLSLKRYSFLLEQLISRDFKVKYKRSVLGVLWSLLNPILMMCVMAIVFTNVFKFSTPGVNYLTYLLTGLVFFNYFNEASNLSMSSVVANFSLINKIYIPKYIFPLSKCLFVGINFLLTLIPLYAVIILTGTGLNIYHFLLPLSFIFLFVFTLGVSLFLATVSVFLRDMFYIYGIIIQILSYMTPIMYDINMLDPRLQMVLKLNPLYHIITFARTIILYHQIPTSMDFAACIISSIASLIIGAVVFRKNQDKFIYYV; from the coding sequence ATGAAAACTGTTAAAAATATTTGTCTGAGTCTGAAGCGGTATTCTTTTTTGCTGGAACAGTTGATCTCCAGAGATTTTAAAGTTAAATATAAAAGATCTGTGCTGGGAGTGCTGTGGAGCTTACTGAATCCGATTCTGATGATGTGCGTTATGGCAATCGTATTTACCAATGTATTCAAGTTCTCGACACCGGGAGTAAATTACCTGACGTATTTGCTGACGGGTCTTGTATTTTTTAATTATTTTAATGAGGCAAGCAACCTTTCGATGAGTTCGGTCGTTGCAAACTTTTCACTGATTAATAAGATCTATATTCCAAAATATATTTTCCCGTTATCAAAGTGTTTATTTGTGGGGATTAATTTCCTGTTGACACTGATTCCTTTGTATGCGGTGATCATCCTGACAGGAACGGGGCTGAATATTTATCATTTTCTGCTTCCGCTTTCCTTTATTTTCTTATTTGTATTTACACTGGGAGTCAGTCTGTTCCTTGCGACAGTTTCAGTATTTCTGAGGGATATGTTCTATATTTATGGAATTATTATACAGATTTTATCTTATATGACCCCAATCATGTATGATATTAATATGTTAGATCCGAGATTGCAGATGGTTCTGAAGCTGAATCCGTTATATCATATTATTACTTTTGCAAGAACGATCATTTTGTATCATCAGATTCCGACGTCCATGGATTTTGCGGCATGTATTATTTCTTCGATCGCAAGTCTGATCATCGGAGCAGTCGTATTTAGAAAGAATCAGGACAAGTTTATTTATTATGTATAA
- a CDS encoding GtrA family protein: MKEKKQKLIDITTVKFLLVGVINTLVGTGTMFGLYNCLGCSYWVSSAGNYIVGSIVSYFLNKYFTFKNHQKSAKTVLKFVVNIAGCYLVAYGLAKPVAAWIFSGFSVKTQENIAMLAGMCIFVGMNYLGQRFVVFREEKSE, encoded by the coding sequence ATGAAAGAGAAGAAACAGAAGTTGATTGATATAACAACAGTGAAATTTTTACTGGTCGGAGTGATCAATACACTGGTTGGAACAGGAACAATGTTTGGATTATATAATTGTCTTGGCTGCAGTTATTGGGTGTCGAGTGCCGGAAATTATATAGTAGGCAGTATTGTGAGCTATTTTCTGAACAAGTATTTTACTTTTAAAAATCATCAGAAAAGTGCAAAGACTGTGCTGAAATTTGTTGTGAACATTGCGGGATGTTATCTGGTGGCATATGGACTGGCAAAACCGGTGGCAGCATGGATCTTTTCCGGATTTAGTGTGAAGACTCAGGAAAATATAGCCATGCTGGCGGGAATGTGTATTTTCGTGGGAATGAACTATTTAGGCCAGCGGTTTGTGGTATTCAGAGAAGAGAAAAGTGAATAA